One region of Rana temporaria chromosome 9, aRanTem1.1, whole genome shotgun sequence genomic DNA includes:
- the CLDN2 gene encoding claudin-2 has product MASVGLQMMGYFMALLGLLGAVIATLLPDWKVSSYIGASIVTAVGFNKGLWMECAVFSTGITQCDIYNSMLGLPPETQAAQALMITSCVVSGLSALLSVFGMKCTIFNQGNPGKDKLAVTGGALFVLGGVICMVPICWNLHTILADFYNPLLPDAQRYEIGSALYLGIMSSIFSVVGGAILCASCPRREPEQGFYSKYQRSRTVTSNKGPNPKVENSGYSLTGYV; this is encoded by the coding sequence atggcgtccgtCGGCTTGCAGATGATGGGCTATTTCATGGCGCTGTTGGGTTTGTTGGGCGCAGTCATCGCTACGCTCCTTCCCGATTGGAAGGTCAGCTCCTACATCGGCGCCAGCATCGTGACGGCCGTGGGTTTCAACAAGGGGCTGTGGATGGAATGCGCCGTCTTCAGCACGGGCATCACCCAGTGCGACATCTACAACTCCATGCTGGGTCTGCCGCCGGAGACCCAAGCCGCCCAAGCCCTCATGATCACCTCCTGCGTGGTCTCTGGCCTCTCCGCCCTCCTCTCCGTCTTCGGCATGAAGTGCACCATCTTCAACCAAGGGAACCCCGGCAAGGACAAACTGGCGGTGACCGGCGGCGCCTTATTCGTCCTAGGCGGGGTCATCTGCATGGTGCCCATCTGCTGGAACCTGCACACCATCCTGGCCGACTTTTACAACCCGCTGCTCCCGGACGCCCAGAGGTACGAGATCGGGTCGGCCCTGTACCTTGGCATCATGTCTTCGATATTCTCCGTGGTGGGCGGCGCCATCCTATGCGCTTCGTGCCCCCGCAGGGAGCCCGAGCAGGGCTTTTATAGCAAGTACCAGAGGAGCAGGACGGTGACGTCCAACAAAGGACCCAACCCCAAGGTAGAGAATAGCGGCTACAGCCTCACAGGTTACGTATAG